Proteins encoded in a region of the Stieleria neptunia genome:
- a CDS encoding thiol-disulfide oxidoreductase DCC family protein, with translation MNGSDDAEWQVEVFYDGECPLCLREIKLLRWLDRKQRIRFTDISDPSFCPADLGKTMQEFMDEIQGRLPDGTWILGVEVFRRLYSAVGLRPLVALTRLPGLSQGLDLGYRFFAKNRLRWTGRCNAGTCQVMRRREPDAPVAPPADSP, from the coding sequence ACGGCGAATGCCCGCTGTGCCTCCGCGAGATCAAGTTGCTTCGCTGGCTGGATCGCAAGCAACGGATCCGATTCACGGACATCTCAGATCCCTCCTTTTGTCCGGCGGATCTGGGCAAGACGATGCAGGAGTTCATGGACGAAATCCAAGGACGATTGCCGGACGGAACATGGATCCTCGGTGTCGAAGTCTTCCGTCGGCTCTATTCGGCAGTCGGCTTACGACCTCTCGTCGCGCTAACACGGTTGCCCGGGCTTTCACAGGGTCTGGATCTTGGGTACCGATTCTTTGCAAAAAATCGGCTTCGATGGACCGGACGATGCAACGCGGGAACCTGTCAGGTCATGCGTCGACGCGAGCCCGATGCGCCAGTCGCTCCACCGGCGGACAGTCCGTAA